The following are from one region of the Salvia hispanica cultivar TCC Black 2014 chromosome 1, UniMelb_Shisp_WGS_1.0, whole genome shotgun sequence genome:
- the LOC125202862 gene encoding glutamyl-tRNA(Gln) amidotransferase subunit B, chloroplastic/mitochondrial, which produces MALTLLRGIHSNCFRLYPSVYVARKHVRHFRVRSSQGQTAMQEKQQTQLKASPKSESAKYEEVLKNYEAVIGIETHVQLSTLTKAFCSCPYNYGAHPNTSVCPVCMGLPGALPVLNSKVIESAVKVGLALNCKLSLSSKFDRKQYFYPDLPKGYQISQFDIPIAAGGYLDVDLPVEFGGGHRKFGVTRVHMEEDAGKLLHTDNGSFSQVDLNRAGVPLLEIVSEPDMRTGTEAAEYAAELQRLVRYLGVSNGNMQEGSLRCDVNISVRPHGQEEFGTKVEIKNLNSFSSVSRAIDYEILRQAQLHSQGQADQIVQETRLWEEGSQKTFTMRKKEGLADYRYFPEPDLPGVNLSEEYISTIRDSLPELPETKRRRYETMGLNMQDVLFLANDINVAAFFDATIATGADVKLAANWIMGDIAAYMNNEKLSIDDIKLTPQELGELIASIKGGTINGKIGKEILFELVAKGGTVKGLIQEKDLVQIADPSEIEKIVDKVLANNPKQLEQYRGGKTKLQGFFAGQIMKETKGKANPALLNKILLEKLNAKP; this is translated from the exons ATGGCATTGACGTTATTAAGGGGCATACATTCGAATTGCTTTCGGTTGTACCCGTCGGTTTATGTTGCTAGAAAACATGTCAGACATTTCAGGGTGCGAAGTTCACAAGGACAAACTGCAATGCAAGAAAAGCAACAGACTCAATTGAAAGCTTCTCCGAAATCAGAATCAGCAAAATACGAAGAAGTCTTGAAAAACTACGAGGCAGTCATTGGAATTGAAACCCACGTGCAGCTTTCCACCCTCACAAAAGCCTTCTGCAGCTGTCCTTATAACTACGGGGCTCACCCAAACACTAGTGTTTGCCCCGTTTGCATGGGATTGCCTGGGGCCTTGCCGGTTCTCAACTCAAAGGTTATAGAGTCCGCAGTAAAAGTCGGTCTAGCACTCAACTGTAAACTCTCTCTTAGCTCAAAGTTTGATAGGAAGCAATACTTTTATCCGGACCTTCCAAAGGGTTACCAAATATCGCAGTTTGATATCCCGATTGCAGCTGGTGGTTATCTTGATGTTGACCTCCCGGTTGAGTTTGGTGGTGGGCATAGAAAGTTTGGTGTGACTAGAGTTCATATGGAAGAAGATGCAGGGAAGCTGCTTCACACTGATAATGGAAGCTTTTCTCAG GTTGACTTGAATAGAGCAGGAGTTCCGTTGCTTGAAATTGTCTCTGAACCTGATATGAGAACAGGTACTGAAGCAGCAGAATATGCAGCGGAGTTGCAGAGATTAGTTAGGTATCTTGGAGTGAGTAATGGGAATATGCAGGAAGGATCTCTACGTTGTGATGTCAATATCTCAGTTCGTCCACACGGGCAGGAGGAGTTTGGCACAAAG GtcgaaataaaaaatttgaactcATTCTCATCAGTGAGTAGGGCCATCGATTATGAGATATTAAGGCAGGCACAGCTCCACAGTCAAGGTCAGGCTGATCAGATTGTGCAGGAAACTCGTCTCTGGGAGGAAGGATCTCAG AAAACATTTACAATGAGAAAGAAGGAAGGCCTTGCAGATTATCGGTATTTCCCGGAGCCTGATCTTCCAGGAGTTAATCTCAGTGAGGAGTACATAAGTACTATTCGTGATTCCCTACCCGAACTACCTGAAACAAAACGTCGCAGATATGAGACCATGGGGCTGAACATGCAGGATGTTCTTTTCCTCGCGAATGATATAAAT GTTGCAGCATTTTTTGATGCCACAATCGCAACAGGTGCTGATGTTAAACTAGCTGCTAATTGGATAATGGGTGATATTGCTGCGTATATGAACAATGAGAAGTTGTCTATCGATGACATTAAGCTTACCCCTCAAGAATTGGGAGAGCTTATTGCCTCAATCAAAGGGGGCACCATTAATGGGAAGATTGGCAAAGAG ATATTGTTCGAGCTAGTAGCCAAGGGTGGAACCGTTAAAGGACTTATTCAAGAAAAGGATTTGGTTCAG ATTGCTGACCCCTCCGAGATTGAGAAAATAGTGGACAAAGTCCTTGCAAATAACCCAAAACAGTTGGAGCAATACCGAGGGGGTAAAACTAAGCTACAAGGCTTTTTCGCTGGCCAG ATAATGAAAGAAACAAAGGGCAAGGCGAATCCCGCGCTTTTGAACAAGATACTTCTCGAGAAGCTGAATGCAAAGCCCTGA
- the LOC125212024 gene encoding uncharacterized protein LOC125212024 — protein sequence MDKVAEEVEKVKKEYQDTFDQTVDHIDAIQNYGKTSRISDQIEIDEAEKKDSLPRLNGLAQDGLNMLQSLQFNLDLLAPQLPSADDAEKAQSLAQSWKNQIQSLRLKLRNANLQAKANMKKSAQQERELLLGGGEESTARRRNLQTKAGMTSAAESITESLRRTRQLMVQEVERSASTIMTFEESSGVLKKAESEYKGHRSLFSRTRGLLSTMQRQDVLDRVILITGFVIFSLAVLYVVSKRVGILKLQRQVIAAVKAGMAGREVIAPPPIIGGRDGVNVVPVHQNMAPDLNVPLEQARHDEL from the exons ATGGATAAAGTGGCGGAAGAAGTGGAGAAAGTGAAGAAAGAGTATCAAGATACATTCGATCAAACCGTAGATCACATCGACGCAATCCAAAATTACGGGAAAACATCGCGAATTTCTGATCAGATTGAAATTGATGAAGCCGAGAAGAAAGATTCACTGCCTAGATTAAACGGGTTAGCTCAAGATGGGCTGAACATGCTGCAATCGCTCCAGTTCAATCTCGATCTCCTCGCCCCACAATTGCCCTCTGCCGATGATGCCGAAAAGGCGCAATCTTTGGCGCAGTCGTGGAAAAATCAAATCCAGAG TTTGCGGCTGAAGTTAAGGAATGCAAATTTGCAAGCAAAGGCAAACATGAAGAAATCTGCTCAACAAGAG AGAGAGCTTCTTTTAGGAGGGGGAGAAGAGTCTACAGCTCGAAGGCGCAATCTACA GACTAAAGCAGGAATGACTTCTGCGGCTGAGAGCATCACAGAGAGCCTTCGTCGGACTCGCCAGCTTATGGTTCAG GAGGTTGAACGGAGTGCAAGCACTATCATGACTTTCG AGGAATCGTCTGGAGTGTTAAAGAAAGCTGAAAGTGAATACAAGGGCCACCGGTCACTATTCTCACGCACCCGAGGCCTTCTGTCCACAATGCAGCGTCAAGACGTTCTTGACAG AGTGATCCTTATCACCGGATTTGTCATTTTCTCCTTGGCCGTTTTGTACGTTGTTTCGAAACGTGTCGGTATCCTAAAGCTGCAGAGGCAAGTAATTGCTGCTGTGAAAGCGGGGATGGCGGGACGAGAAGTGATTGCGCCGCCACCTATTATAGGTGGCAGGGATGGTGTGAATGTTGTTCCAGTTCATCAAAATATGGCTCCTGACTTAAATGTTCCATTAGAACAAGCCAGGCATGATGAACTTTGA